In Arachis hypogaea cultivar Tifrunner chromosome 17, arahy.Tifrunner.gnm2.J5K5, whole genome shotgun sequence, a single window of DNA contains:
- the LOC112766468 gene encoding choline-phosphate cytidylyltransferase 2 codes for MEPQPQFDISSSDNIGDTEGAIDRSSEHRMLPPPVDRPVRVYADGIYDLFHFGHARSLEQAKKSFPNTYLLVGCCNDEITHKYKGKTVMTEAERYESLRHCKWVDEVIPDAPWVINQEFLDMHNIDYVAHDSLPYADTSGAANDVYEFVKAIGRFKETKRTEGISTSDIIMRIVKDYNQYVLRNLDRGYSRKELGVSYVKEKRLRVNRRLKTLQEKVKEHQEKVGEKIQIVKRTASMHRNEWVENADRWVAGFLEMFEEGCHKMGTAIRDRIQERLRGQQSRDGSFLLQNGKDGEDVDSDEYYYDDDSEEEYFEEYYDDEEVNPKSNGDEENKK; via the exons ATGGAGCCTCAGCCTCAG TTTGATATCAGTTCAAGTGACAACATTGGTGACACAGAAGGAGCAATAG ACCGCAGCAGTGAACATCGGATGTTACCACCTCCCGTGGACCGCCCTGTTCGTGTGTACGCGGACGGCATCTACGATCTCTTCCACTTCGGTCACGCTCGTTCCCTTGAGCAAGCCAAGAAATC ATTTCCGAATACTTACTTGCTGGTGGGTTGCTGCAACGATGAGATCACCCACAAATACAAAGGCAAAACTGTTATGACTGAGGCCGAACGTTACGAATCCCTTCGCCACTGCAA ATGGGTGGATGAAGTCATTCCCGATGCTCCCTGGGTCATCAACCAAGAGTTCCTCGATATGCACAACATCGACTATGTAGCTCACGACTCTCTTCC TTATGCTGATACAAGTGGTGCTGCCAATGATGTTTATGAATTT GTTAAAGCTATTGGCAGATTTAAGGAAACAAAACGAACAGAAGGAATATCCACATCAGACATTATAATGAGGATTGTCAAGGATTATAACCAATATGTGCTGCGCAATTTGGATCGTGGCTACTCTAGGAAAGAGCTCGGCGTCAGTTATGTCAAG GAGAAGCGACTCAGGGTCAATAGAAGGTTGAAAACATTACAGGAGAAGGTCAAGGAGCACCAAGAAAAGGTTGGCGAAAAG ATCCAAATTGTTAAAAGGACTGCCAGTATGCACCGCAATGAATGGGTTGAAAATGCTGATCGTTGGGTTGCTGGATTTCTTGAGATGTTTGAAGAAGGTTGTCATAAGATG GGCACCGCAATTAGGGATCGAATTCAAGAGAGGTTAAGAGGTCAACAATCAAGAGACGGATCTTTTCTTCTACAAAATGGCAAGGATGGTGAGGATGTCGATTCTGATGAGTATTACTATGATGATGATAGCGAAGAAGAATATTTTGAAGAGTATTATGACGATGAGGAGGTTAATCCTAAGAGTAATGGGgatgaagaaaacaaaaagtag